A part of Kryptolebias marmoratus isolate JLee-2015 linkage group LG8, ASM164957v2, whole genome shotgun sequence genomic DNA contains:
- the LOC108249405 gene encoding galactose-specific lectin nattectin-like — protein sequence MSSKLDILQEVTSSRQRSRDNKDTFSSLTLISMQFSFPSTLFGSPLPQAVKVNGEPSVHTQLSHSNQDFCNSFGAHLTSIRGDDEYDFIRGLVLRATGTNTRTWVGGTDAAKEGYWVWTDGSPFTFTAWGSGEPNNVDGNENCMEINLNGQDYVNDVNCSLKNAFICAKDA from the exons ATGTCTTCGAAGCTGGacatcctgcaggaagtgacatcatcaCGTCAGAGGAGTCGGGACAACAAGGACACGTTTTCATCGTTGAC GTTGATCTCCATGCAGTTCTCATTTCCATCTACGTTGTTTGGTTCTCCACTGCCCCAAGCAGTGAAGGTGAACGGGGAACCATCGGTCCACACCCA actcagtcattcaaatcag GATTTCTGCAATTCATTTGGTGCACATCTGACCTCCATTCGAGGAGACGATGAGTACGACTTCATCAGGGGGCTTGTTTTGAGAGCTACAGGAACAAACACAAGGACTTGGGTTGGAGGCACAGATGCAGCAAAG GAGGGGTACTGGGTGTGGACCGATGGTTCCCCGTTCACCTTCACTGCTTGGGGCAGTGGAGAACCAAACAACGTAGATGGAAATGAGAACTGCATGGAGATCAACCTGAACG GACAAGATTACGTCAACGATGTAAACTGCAGCCTGAAAAATGCTTTCATTTGTGCCAAAGACGCATAA
- the clcn6 gene encoding chloride transport protein 6, translating into MACCRSCFCCQCCCREGETRTPEELTILGEIRDEDDEILPRKDYESLDYDRCINEPYVEVLEGLDNKKARKYEAVRWMMAFVIGVTVGLVGLFVDFFVRLFTKIKFSLVGDSIETCSDKGCLFLSLLELLCFNMTFVFIASVLVLIEPVAAGSGIPEIKSYLNGVKIPGIVRFRTFVCKAAGVLFSVAGGLFVGKEGPMIHSGAIVGAGLPQFQSITFKRIKLDFPYFRSDRDKRDFVSAGAAAGVAAAFGAPIGGTLFSLEEGSSFWNQGLTWKVLFCSMSATFTLNFFRSGINFNKWGSFQLPGLLNFGEFKCPDSDKSCHLWTAVDLAFFVLMGLVGGLLGALFNCLNKCLAKYRMKHIHPKARFFRVLESLLVAMVTTVVIFAASILLGECRDLSSPTTHNNTLAGSEEINSTIRQFFCSNKTYNDMATLFFNPQEAAIHQLFHQDGTFSPVTLSVFFLLYFLLACWTYGVSVPSGLFVPSLLCGAAFGRLVANILRVKLGIGIHSGTFALIGAAAFLGGVVRMTISLTVILIESTNEITYGLPIMITLMVAKWTGDFFNKGIYDIHIQLKGVPLLEWETEVEMDKLTASDIMEPNLTYVYPHTRVQSLVSILRTTVYHAFPVVTENRQNERDFMKGNILISNNIRFKKSNVVSRAGEQRRRCQSMKSYPSSELRNVCDEQNAAVEPAEEGEDLLQQMLERRHAPYPNLYPDQSPSEEWTMEERFRPLTFHGLILRSQLVNLLIRGVCYSENQSSASQPRLSYAEMTEDYPRYPDIHEVDLTLLNPLMIVDVTPYMNTSPYTVSPNTRISQVFNLFRTMGLRHLPVVNAVGEIVGIITRHNLTHEFLVAKLRQHYITI; encoded by the exons ATGGCGTGCTGCCGGAGCTGCTTCTGTTGtcagtgctgctgcagagaaGGAGAGACGAGGACTCCGGAGGAACTG ACGATTCTCGGGGAAATTCGAGATGAAGACGATGAGATTCTGCCCAGGAAAGACTATGAG AGTTTGGATTACGACCGCTGCATCAACGAGCCCTACGTGGAGGTTCTGGAAGGTTTGGACAACAAG AAAGCCAGAAAGTACGAGGCGGTGCGGTGGATGATGGCGTTTGTGATCGGGGTCACCGTCGGCCTG GTTGGCCTGTTCGTGGACTTCTTCGTGCGCCTCTTcactaaaatcaaattttctctGGTTGGGGATT CGATAGAGACGTGCAGCGATAAAggatgtctgtttttgtctctgctggAGCTCCTGTGCTTCAACATGACCTTCGTCTTCATCGCCAGCGTGCTCGTCCTCATTGAG CCGGTGGCTGCAGGTTCGGGGATTCCAGAAATCAAAAGTTACCTGAACGGAGTGAAGATTCCTGGAATCGTTCGGTTCAGAACGTTCGTCTGCAAAGCTGCTGGAGTTCTGTTCAGCGTGGCTGGAG GTCTGTTTGTGGGAAAGGAAGGTCCGATGATTCACAGCGGAGCCATCGTGGGAGCTGGCCTTCCTCAG TTTCAGAGCATCACTTTCAAGAGGATAAAGTTAGATTTCCCTTACTTCCGCAGCGACAG GGACAAGCGAGACTTTGTGTCTGcgggagcagctgctggagtcgCTGCTGCCTTTGGTGCTCCGATAGGAGGCACCCTGTTCAGTCTGGAGGAGGGCTCGTCCTTCTGGAACCAGGGCCTCACTTGGAAAGTG ctcttcTGTTCCATGTCGGCCACCTTCACTCTGAACTTCTTCCGCTCCGGGATCAACTTCAACAAGTGGGGATCGTTCCAGCTGCCCGGCCTGCTCAACTTCGGAGAGTTTAAG TGTCCAGACAGCGATAAGAGCTGCCACCTGTGGACAGCGGTGGACCTGGCCTTCTTCGTCCTGATGGGTCTGGTCGGTGGCCTGCTGGGGGCGCTCTTCAACTGCCTGAACAAGTGTCTGGCCAAGTATCGCATGAAACACATCCACCCCAAGGCCAGGTTTTTCAG aGTACTTGAGAGTctgctggttgccatggtgacaacGGTTGTGATATTTGCAGCTTCCATTCTGTTGGGTGAATGTCGCGACCTGTCCTCCCCCACCACCCACAACAACACG CTGGCTGGCAGTGAGGAGATCAACTCCACCATCCGCCAGTTCTTCTGCTCCAACAAGACCTACAACGACATGGCCACTCTGTTCTTCAACCCACAGGAGGCCGCCATCCACCAGCTCTTCCACCAGGACG GAACCTTCAGCCCGGTGACCCTGTCGGTGTTCTTCCTGCTCTACTTCCTGTTGGCCTGTTGGACCTACGGCGTGTCTGTTCCCAGCGGGCTCTTCGTCCCGTCGCTCCTCTGCGGGGCGGCGTTCGGACGCCTCGTGGCGAACATCCTCAGAGT GAAACTGGGAATAGGCATTCACTCCGGGACCTTTGCTCTGATCGGAGCCGCCGCCTTCCTCGGAGGTGTGGTGAGGATGACCATCAGTCTCACCGTCATCCTCATCGAATCCACCAACGAAATCACGTACGGGCTGCCCATCATGATCACACTGATG GTTGCAAAGTGGACTGGAGATTTCTTCAACAAAGGCATCTATGACATCCACATCCAGCTGAAAGGAGTCCCTCTGCTGGAGTGGGAGACCGAGGTTGAAATGGACAa GCTGACAGCCAGCGACATCATGGAGCCCAACCTGACCTATGTGTACCCCCACACTCGAGTTCAGTCCTTAGTCAGCATCCTCCGCACCACCGTGTACCACGCCTTTCCCGTGGTCACTGAAAACCGTCAGAACGAGCGGGATTTCATGAAGGGGAACATCCTGATCAGCAACAACATTCGCTTCAAG AAATCCAACGTTGTGTCCCGTGCGGGGGAGCAGCGCCGGCGGTGCCAGTCGATGAAGTCCTACCCGTCCAGCGAGCTGAGGAACGTGTGTGACGAGCAGAACGCCGCGGTGGAGCCAGCGGAGGAGGGGGAGGACCTGCTCCAGCAGATGTTAGAGAGAAG GCATGCTCCCTACCCAAACCTGTACCCAGATCAGTCCCCCAGTGAAGAGTGGACCATGGAAGAGCGTTTCAGACCACTCACCTTCCATGGCCTCATCCTCCGCTCCCAGCTGGTCAACCTGCTCATCCGAGGGGTCTGCTACTCCGAGAACCAGTCG AGTGCCTCTCAGCCCAGGCTGTCGTACGCAGAAATGACTGAAGATTACCCACGTTACCCAGACATCCATGAAGTGGACCTCACGCTGCTCAACCCCCTCATGATAGTG GATGTCACCCCTTACATGAACACGAGTCCCTACACAGTTTCACCCAACACCCGGATCTCCCAGGTCTTCAACCTCTTCAGGACTATGGGCCTACGACACCTACCGGTGGTCAATGCTGTCGGAGAA ATTGTTGGGATAATCACAAGACATAATTTAACCCACGAGTTCCTGGTGGCCAAACTGCGGCAGCATTACATCACCATTTGA